A stretch of Chitinophaga caeni DNA encodes these proteins:
- a CDS encoding RagB/SusD family nutrient uptake outer membrane protein, with protein sequence MKKYSLYIACSLLLGMGACQKDVMEKEPLEYADLELVFDPLDSLGVNAEKFLYNIYNDLPRGYNRIDNNVLDAGTDDAVPSNINASVQYFSTGQWSPYLMPEDRWKVSYEVIRKVNIFLENIGRVPLKTDGLKEQWIAEARFMRAMAYFELSKRWSGVPIVGDKVFELNDDVALARDSYDEVVSYISNEIDAIVDDLPSEYTAAYFGRVTKGGALALKARNLLYAASPWHNESNDLQKWQAAADAAKDVMDLDFYSLTGNFTDAFLKRKNTEVILAYMASPNSTVERLNGPMGSQRGDQGLTNPTQDLVDAFGMANGLGIHEAGSGYDENDPYAGRDPRFYATIFHNNMSWLGRKVETFDGGLDRPLGYGRATSGETRTGYYMRKFLGTGGSNNSYSNAEHCFPIFRYAEVLLNYAEALNEVGGPTQDVYDAVEDIRRRAKLVPYALPAGLSKAEMRDRIRGERRVEMAFEEQRFWDIRRWKIAGDVLNKTLTGIQVIKQDDDSFRYNRVDVLKTSFDVNRMYLYPIPYSELLANPNMAQNPNW encoded by the coding sequence ATGAAAAAATATAGTCTCTACATCGCTTGCAGTTTACTCCTAGGTATGGGTGCCTGCCAAAAGGATGTGATGGAGAAAGAACCTTTGGAATACGCTGACCTGGAACTGGTTTTCGATCCGTTGGATTCCCTGGGTGTGAATGCTGAAAAATTCCTTTACAATATATATAATGACCTTCCCAGGGGTTATAACCGGATCGATAATAACGTACTGGATGCCGGAACCGATGATGCCGTTCCTTCAAATATCAATGCTTCGGTGCAATATTTTTCCACCGGGCAATGGAGCCCGTACCTGATGCCGGAAGACCGTTGGAAGGTTTCTTACGAAGTAATCCGCAAGGTGAATATCTTCCTTGAAAACATCGGAAGGGTGCCTTTGAAAACGGATGGTTTGAAAGAGCAATGGATTGCCGAAGCACGTTTCATGAGGGCGATGGCATATTTCGAACTTTCTAAACGCTGGTCAGGTGTGCCGATCGTGGGCGATAAAGTTTTTGAATTGAATGATGACGTGGCTTTAGCCCGTGATTCTTACGATGAAGTAGTAAGCTACATTTCTAATGAAATAGACGCGATCGTTGATGATTTACCTAGTGAATATACGGCTGCTTATTTCGGTCGCGTTACGAAAGGGGGAGCGTTAGCACTGAAAGCCCGCAATCTCTTATACGCCGCGAGCCCATGGCATAATGAGTCTAACGATTTACAAAAATGGCAAGCCGCTGCGGATGCTGCGAAGGATGTTATGGATCTTGATTTCTACAGCCTGACCGGTAATTTCACCGATGCTTTCCTGAAACGCAAAAACACGGAAGTTATCCTGGCTTATATGGCATCGCCCAATTCAACGGTGGAGCGGTTAAATGGCCCGATGGGATCCCAAAGAGGAGATCAAGGACTGACCAACCCTACACAGGATTTGGTGGATGCATTCGGAATGGCGAATGGCTTGGGAATTCATGAAGCCGGTTCCGGTTACGATGAAAATGATCCTTATGCCGGTCGCGATCCCCGTTTTTATGCAACTATTTTCCATAACAATATGAGCTGGTTAGGTCGTAAGGTGGAAACTTTCGATGGTGGTTTGGACAGGCCATTGGGTTATGGCCGCGCCACCAGTGGAGAAACACGTACAGGTTACTACATGAGGAAATTCCTGGGTACCGGTGGCTCTAACAATTCTTATTCCAACGCGGAACACTGCTTCCCGATCTTCCGTTATGCCGAAGTTTTATTGAACTACGCCGAAGCGCTGAATGAAGTTGGAGGGCCTACCCAAGATGTTTATGATGCTGTTGAAGATATACGCAGGAGGGCAAAATTAGTGCCGTACGCTTTACCGGCAGGCTTGAGCAAGGCAGAGATGAGGGATCGCATCCGTGGGGAGCGCAGGGTTGAGATGGCATTTGAAGAGCAGCGTTTTTGGGATATCCGCCGTTGGAAAATCGCGGGGGATGTTTTGAATAAAACCTTAACGGGAATCCAGGTCATCAAACAAGATGATGATTCCTTCCGATATAACCGCGTGGATGTTTTGAAAACCAGCTTCGATGTAAACCGGATGTATTTGTACCCGATCCCTTACAGCGAATTACTGGCTAATCCAAACATGGCTCAGAATCCTAATTGGTAA